Proteins encoded in a region of the Phoenix dactylifera cultivar Barhee BC4 chromosome 3, palm_55x_up_171113_PBpolish2nd_filt_p, whole genome shotgun sequence genome:
- the LOC103710101 gene encoding uncharacterized protein LOC103710101 encodes MAGVVPKSLQIPSPSLPSTLNSSPLSTRRRKALPLAPHALADDPKPDQDSSSSSSAAAAAPAEPPAPAAADPTFENRLARVRLKYRSGTGKKAEQRRARKSGGEGGGSGKKKVMLPPVPLKEAVAAGGLAVELGFSPYSERLNGRLAGLGLAALLLVELGSGQSLLRYHSLPILFIQLYSIAAAAAIFIKFEKERISIWPPKPPPPPPSSSATAAD; translated from the coding sequence ATGGCCGGCGTCGTCCCCAAATCCCTCCAAATCCCCAGCCCATCGCTCCCTTCCACCCTCAATTCCTCCCCACTTTCCACAAGAAGAAGGAAAGCCCTCCCCCTCGCCCCTCATGCGCTCGCCGACGATCCCAAACCCGACCAGgactcgtcctcctcctcctccgccgccgccgccgccccggcCGAGCCTCCGGCACCCGCTGCCGCCGACCCCACCTTCGAGAACCGGCTGGCCCGGGTCCGGCTCAAGTACCGGAGCGGGACGGGGAAGAAGGCGGAGCAGCGGCGGGCCAGGAAGTCcggcggagaaggaggaggcagCGGCAAGAAGAAGGTGATGCTGCCGCCGGTGCCGCTCAAGGAGGCGGTGGCGGCGGGGGGGCTGGCGGTGGAGTTGGGGTTCAGCCCCTACAGCGAGCGACTCAACGGGAGGCTGGCTGGGCTCGGCCTGGCGGCGCTCCTGCTGGTCGAGCTGGGTTCCGGCCAGTCCCTCCTCCGCTACCACTCTCTACCCATCCTCTTCATCCAGCTCTACtccatcgccgccgccgccgccatctTCATCAAGTTCGAGAAGGAGCGCATCAGCATCTGGCCCCCgaagccgccgccgccaccaccgtcgtcctccgccaccgccgccgaCTGA